The Peribacillus simplex genome contains the following window.
TCAAGCTAGCACATTTGCATGCTGCCCAAGTTTAAATGCTTCATGAAGAGATTCGACCGCCTTCACCATTTCCTTTTCATTGACGACAGTCGAGACTTTAATTTCAGATGTGCTGACCATTTTCACTTGGATGCCTGTATTGGCCATCACTTCAAACATCTCGGCAGCCACTCCTGGATTGGAAACCATACCAGATCCGACGATGGACACCTTGGCCAATCCACCCTCCGTTTCGACTCGGTCGAATGACAATTGTTCCTTATTGTTTTCCAGTACGATCAAGGCCGCTTGCGTATCTTCACTTTTTGTGGAAAATGATAGATTGGTCGTATCCTCGGCTGTCATGCTTTGAATGATGATGTCCACATTAATCCGGTTTTTCGCAAGTGTCGTGAAAATTGTGGATAATGCACCAAGTGATTGGGGCAATCCATATATTGTGACCCTTGTAATACTGTCTTCAAAAGCAATGCCGCGTACAATTAAGTTTTCTTCCATAGTTGCTTCCTCCTCAATGATCGTTCCTGATTCTCTCTCCATGCTCGAACGGACTACAAGCGGAATTTGATAATTTTTTGCATATTCTACAGCCCTTGGATGAAGGACGCCCGCCCCTAGGTTGGCAAGTTCCAGCATCTCATCATAAGAAATGGATTGGAGCTTACGCGCGGCTTTT
Protein-coding sequences here:
- a CDS encoding aspartate kinase, which encodes MALIVQKFGGTSVGSVEKIKNVANRVIEEVKNGNEVVVVVSAMGKTTDQLVSMARDISGTPSKREMDMLLTTGEQVTISLLTMALIEEGHEAISYTGWQAGMQTESVHGNARILNIDATRIQAQLQEKKIVVVAGFQGNDANGEITTLGRGGSDTTAVAIAAALNADRCDIYTDVTGVFTTDPRYIKAARKLQSISYDEMLELANLGAGVLHPRAVEYAKNYQIPLVVRSSMERESGTIIEEEATMEENLIVRGIAFEDSITRVTIYGLPQSLGALSTIFTTLAKNRINVDIIIQSMTAEDTTNLSFSTKSEDTQAALIVLENNKEQLSFDRVETEGGLAKVSIVGSGMVSNPGVAAEMFEVMANTGIQVKMVSTSEIKVSTVVNEKEMVKAVESLHEAFKLGQHANVLA